A genomic segment from Plasmodium coatneyi strain Hackeri chromosome 1, complete sequence encodes:
- a CDS encoding KIR protein, whose amino-acid sequence MQDSNLSNDDRCGFLFNWIVDKIKNELEEGRYLQATKDIYKLLQEIGSEWRCNNIYNGMGKPLFEESRELFDFDYNLKTLQQQKPSGGNTQSCWPQYNAHWTNAKKEYEKMGAHCDVDQSCLAFRKKYDHYFAKNGGEPPKLPCAAMSKEEKKKEEEDPEEQSDDDLVDIDLPEEEEDGLPGEPGVLGVNKLKELPSYTDFYSKFNDGSTSCENSTTWFKQMKVKLEDDEDTKKYAEQVVKAVCYLYEMKDNPPNSNKEYCNFFYFSVGNMLLKELKGKGKSFNAAMEKIKTAVECSTSDHGCYFTCNNGKHSKFFPQRKLLYEYLKDKNTIQQQIKGGGGTTPCTQKYFTYLEKINAAYMTIYAQRNGQQWNHICKEFGEIFDQGVGKLSEVENLKCLVVTTPEHEERTATSGSSPSEGSNSATNKITPIVMSIIGIVGLPVTTFFLYKVSNNYNNYNYNYHYTYPQQMHLLYIMNNNHHLKEEQIIEGDNNNRDNVSEDKEPI is encoded by the exons ATGCAGGATAGCAATTTGTCCAATGATGATCGTTGTGGTTTTCTGTTTAATTGGATAGttgataaaataaagaacgaATTGGAGGAGGGTCGATATCTGCAGGCCACCAAGGATATTTATAAATTACTGCAGGAAATTGGATCTGAGTGGAGGtgcaataatatatacaatggTATGGGCAAACCCCTTTTCGAAGAGAGTAGAGAATTGTTCGACTTCGATTATAACCTCAAAACCTTACAACAACAGAAGCCGTCAGGGGGCAATACACAATCCTGTTGGCCACAGTACAATGCACATTGGACGAATGCTAAAAAAGAATACGAAAAAATGGGTGCTCACTGTGATGTGGACCAAAGTTGTTTGGcatttaggaaaaaatatgaccactattttgcaaaaaacgGAGGGGAACCACCAAAATTGCCCTGTGCAGcaatgtctaaggaagaaaagaagaaagaagaggaagacccAGAAGAACAATCTGACGACGACCTCGTCGACATCGACCTTCccgaggaagaggaagatggcCTGCCGGGTGAACCTGGAGTTTTAGGG gtgaacaaattaaaggaaTTACCTTCCTATACAGATTTCTACAGTAAATTCAATGATGGCTCGACCAGTTGTGAAAATTCTACCACATGGTTCAAACAGATGAAAGTTAAATTAGAGGATGATGAGGATACTAAGAAATATGCCGAACAAGTTGTAAAAGCAGTATGTTACCTATACGAAATGAAGGACAACCCTCCTAACTCCAATAAAGAGTATTGcaacttcttttatttttcggtCGGAAATATGTTATTGAAGGAACTTAAGGGTAAAGGAAAATCATTCAATGCTgctatggaaaaaattaaaacagcAGTAGAATGTAGTACAAGTGATCATGGTTGCTACTTTACATGCAATAATGGAAAGCACAGTAAATTTTTCCCGCAAAGAAAATTGCTATATGAATACCTCAAGGATAAAAACACTATACAACAACAAATaaagggtggtggtggtacaACTCCCTGTACTCAGAAATACTTCACTTACTTGGAGAAAATTAATGCTGCTTACATGACCATTTATGCACAACGTAATGGGCAGCAATGGAATCACATTTGCAAAGAATTTGGTGAAATTTTTGACCAAGGAGTGGGGAAATTAAGTGAAGTGGAAAACTTAAAATGTTTAGTAGTAACTACACCGGAGCATGAAGAACGCACAGCAACATCAGGTAGCTCCCCCTCTGAAGGGAGTAACAGTGCTACCAACAAAATCACTCCTATTGTcatgtccataattggaatAGTTGGTCTACCAGTAAccacattctttttatataaagtaagtaataactacaacaattacaattataattaccactat ACTTATCCACAACAGATgcatctactatatataatgaacaacAATCACCACCtcaaggaagaacaaataatagagggggacaacaacaacagagacaACGTCAGCGAGGACAAAGAACCAATATAA
- a CDS encoding Dual specificity phosphatase, which translates to MVEDEGVSGINRVNAALRGDNSKDDKERRSIPPTKDDTTHLEEDEGGGKSPPLGTSKRTIQLPIGRIKVGKLNLRSFRRKREEEKRKKKEKQDDEDNVSDELRGDPPSGTPLSDKEDVLTASSSTCTELLNGRLLLSGYEFALNAENLRKKKITHIVNMAGEECPNKFEASFSYRTYYVKDDLREEIFYTLLDASHFIEAMLSSDEGNKILVHCKKGVSRSVIIVIFFLMTRLELSFGDAFDLVKKRRPLSNPNLSFVSQLLRLFELRRLISSGGKEGTSLVEPPQCVHPPGEVTLIFRIDAAGKALTLTNLMNHFTDVDACTNSDSVYTKPTEIDERFNYVLTRDFREFYLLLLDPTFEEVCTPLLERFAQICRSFFHGGPANSTDMTQPIVRSDVGEFMQRLRLDTQMFIRLPCNDEAYLKLQKVLQGRGGENSMI; encoded by the coding sequence ATGGTAGAGGACGAGGGGGTGAGCGGCATAAACCGCGTGAATGCCGCACTCCGTGGCGATAATAGCAAGGACGACAAAGAGAGAAGGAGCATCCCCCCCACGAAAGATGACACCACCCATTTGGAGGAAGACGAGGGAGGGGGAAAGTCTCCTCCGCTGGGGACCTCAAAACGGACCATCCAGCTGCCCATTGGACGGATAAAGGTGGGGAAGTTGAACTTGAGGTCGTTTAGACggaagagggaagaagaaaaaagaaaaaaaaaagaaaaacaagacGACGAGGATAACGTATCTGATGAACTCAGGGGTGACCCCCCGAGTGGCACCCCCTTGTCGGACAAGGAAGATGTCCTCACCGCAAGCAGCTCCACCTGCACGGAGCTCCTGAACGGTCGGTTATTGTTAAGTGGATACGAATTCGCATTGAACGCGGaaaatttgagaaaaaaaaaaatcacccaCATTGTTAACATGGCAGGGGAAGAATGCCCAAACAAATTTGAAGCCTCCTTTTCGTACAGAACCTACTACGTGAAGGACGACTTAagagaagaaatattttacactCTGTTGGATGCTTCTCACTTCATCGAAGCAATGCTAAGCAGTgatgaaggaaacaaaattcTTGTGCATTGCAAGAAGGGAGTTTCCAGGTCTGTCATCatagttatattttttctcatgaCCCGGTTGGAGTTATCTTTTGGTGATGCGTTCGACCTGGTGAAGAAGCGGCGCCCTCTGTCCAACCCGAACTTGAGCTTCGTCTCGCAGTTGCTGCGTCTGTTTGAGTTGCGTAGGCTTATTAGTAGTGGCggcaaggaaggaacatcTCTAGTGGAACCTCCCCAATGTGTCCACCCCCCCGGGGAAGTCACACTCATTTTTCGAATCGATGCAGCAGGTAAGGCACTCACGCTGACCAATCTAATGAATCACTTTACCGATGTGGACGCCTGCACCAACTCTGACAGCGTGTATACGAAACCCACAGAGATAGACGAACGATTTAACTACGTGTTGACAAGGGACTTTCGCGAATTCTACTTGTTGCTGCTTGACCCTACCTTCGAAGAAGTGTGCACCCCCCTCCTTGAGCGCTTTGCACAGATATGTCGATCCTTTTTTCATGGTGGCCCTGCCAACTCGACCGACATGACACAACCTATTGTTCGCTCCGATGTTGGCGAGTTCATGCAACGACTTCGATTGGACACACAAATGTTTATCCGCCTTCCCTGCAACGACGAGGCGTACTTGAAGTTGCAGAAGGTGCTGCAGGGGAGGGGTGGCGAAAACTCGATGATCTGA
- a CDS encoding KIR protein, with translation MKYFVKGRNNVIEDYAHRMVNVGADATLTQEELEKLSSYTNFYSKFKDGCVDCGDESEQKFMGALVGCDEIEHYKGKIAKALCCIADMKKRTESRLYHIGCNFFYYWMTNIIISGQHSGKLKDITKIVLPKLKELYKGSNCEILDKDTTDTNTLKKRKTIFDYYIECEIIGMLALRNQSQCTEKYGKYLEGIVAIYEEVKKECQGRLGNDEYCKGIKDVFEDKCDPKKLKAKCTALSKPGSASSQDSLGPRPEPGSGPGTTSNGGTFAIPAASSILGIVGLPSIIFLLYKYTSIFSGIRGTLSGGNNSRKREGRSTIGHELNTSEDENDDFISYATTTVGSSSNLSTDHSTDQSTIYDISPKRGTRAGRAGTNMTNNNKPGHHQRKKSQQQQRQSQQKSRNIAYQNM, from the exons atgaaatattttgtgaaaggaagaaataatgtAATAGAAGATTACGCACACAGAATGGTGAACGTGGGTGCAGATGCTACATTAACG CAGGaggaattggaaaaattatcGTCATATACGAATTTCTATAGTAAATTCAAAGATGGTTGTGTAGATTGTGGTGATGAATCCGAACAAAAATTCATGGGTGCCTTAGTAGGATGTGATGAAATTGAGCActataagggaaaaattgcaaaggcCTTATGTTGTATAGCCGacatgaagaagaggacgGAAAGTCGATTATATCATATCGGCtgtaatttcttttattattggatgACCAATATAATAATTTCGGGGCAGCACAGTGGTAAATTAAAGGACATAACAAAAATAGTCCTACCAAAATTGAAGGAGCTCTATAAAGGAAGTAACTGTGAAATTTTGGACAAAGACACTACTGATACAAATACcctaaaaaagaggaaaaccaTATTCGACTACTACATTGAGTGCGAAATCATAGGAATGCTCGCACTGAGAAATCAATCCCAGtgcacagaaaaatatggaaaatatttgGAAGGGATTGTTGCAATATAtgaagaagtgaaaaaggaGTGTCAAGGAAGATTGGGGAATGATGAATATTGTAAGGGAATAAAGGATGTATTCGAGGATAAATGCGATccaaaaaagttaaaagcAAAGTGTACAGCATTATCGAAACCAGGGAGTGCATCATCGCAGGATAGCCTTGGACCCAGACCTGAACCTGGATCTGGTCCTGGTACCACTTCCAATGGTGGAACTTTTGCCATCCCAGCAGCGTCCTCCATCTTAGGAATAGTAGGATTACCATCGataattttccttctatataag tATACTTCTATATTCTCTGGAATACGTGGAACCCTTTCCGGTGGAAACAACagcagaaaaagagaaggaagatcTACCATCGGACATGAATTAAACACATCAGAAGACGAAAACGATGATTTTATTTCATatgcaacaacaacagtggGTTCATCATCAAATCTGTCAACAGACCATTCGACGGATcaatctaccatatatgatatatcacccaaaagaggaacaagagCAGGAAGGGCAGGAACGAATATGACAAATAACAATAAACCAGGCCACCatcaaagaaagaaaagccaacaacaacagagacaAAGCCAACAAAAGTCAAGAAATATAGcttatcagaacatgtaa